A section of the Macaca thibetana thibetana isolate TM-01 chromosome 10, ASM2454274v1, whole genome shotgun sequence genome encodes:
- the CEP250 gene encoding centrosome-associated protein CEP250 isoform X8, whose protein sequence is MVEEGDNIAQGSDHENSLELDSSIVCQFDYQDPDKALTLVRSVLTRRRQAVQDLRQQLAGCQEAVNLLQQQHDQWEEEGKALRQRLQKLTGERDTLAGQTVDLQGEVDSLSKERELLQKAREELRQQLEVLEQEAWRLRRANVELQLQGDSAQGQKEEQQEELHLAVRERARLQEMLVGLEAKQSESLSELITLREALESSRLEGELLRQEQTEVTAALARAEQSIAELSSSENTLKTEVADLRAAAVKLSALNEALALDKVGLNQQLLQLEEENQSVCSRMEAAEQMRNALQVDLVEAEKRREALWEKNTHLEVQLQKAEEAGAELQADLRGIQEEKEEIQKKLSESHHQQEAATTQLEQLHQEAKRQEEVLARAVQEKEALVREKAALEVRLQAVERDRQDLAEQLQGLSSAKELLESSLFEAQQQNSVIEVTKGQLEVQIQTVTQAKEVIQGEVRCLKLELDTERSQAEQERDAAARQLAQAEQEGKTALEQQKAAHEEEVNRLREKWEKERSWHQQELAKALESLEREKMELEVRLKEQQTEMEAIRAQREEERTQAESALCQMQLETEKERVSLLETLLQTQKELADASQQLERLRQDMKVQKLKEQETTGMLQTQLQEAQRELKEATRQHRDDLAALQEESSSLLQDKMDLQKQVEDLKSQLVAQDDSQRLVEQEVQEKLRETQEYNRIQKELEREKASLTLSLMEKEQRLLVLQEADSIRQQELSALRQDMQEAQGEQKELSAQMELLRQEVKEKEADFLAQETQLLEELGASRITEQQLRASLWAQEAKAAQLQLRLRSTESQLEALATEQQPGNQAQAQLASLYSVLQQALGSVCESRPELSGGGDSAPSLWGLEPDQNGARSLFKRGPLLTALSAEAVASALHKLHQDLWKTQQTRDVLRDQVQKLEERLTDTEAEKSQVHTELQDLQRQLSQNQEEKSKWEGKQNSLESELMELHETMASLQSRLRRAELQRMEAQGERELLQAAKENLTAQVEHLQAAVAEARAQASAAGVLEEDLRTARSALKLKNEEVESERERAQALQEQGELKVAQGKALQENLALLTQTLADREGEVETLQGQIQELEKQREMQKAALELLSLDLKKRNQEVDLQQEQIQELEKCRSVLEHLPMAVQEREQKLTVQREQIRELEKDRETQRSVLEHQLLELEKKDQMIESQRGQVQDLKKQLVTLECLALELEENHHKMECQQKLIKELEGQRETQRVALTHLTLDLEERSQELQAQSSQIHDLESHSTLLARELQERDQEVKSQREQIEELQRQKEHLTQDLERRDQELMLQKERIQVLEDQRTRQTKILEEDLEQIKLSLRERGRELATQRQLMQERAEEGKGPSKAQRGSLEHMKLILRDKEKEVECQQEHIHELQELKDQLEQQLQGLHRKVGETSLLLSQREQEIVVLQQQLQEAREQGELKEQSLQNQLDEAQRALAQRDQELEALQQEQQQAQGQEESVKEKANALQGALEQAHMTLKERQGELQDHKEQARRLKEELAVEGRRVQALEEVLGDLRAESREQEKALLALQQQCAEQAQEHEVETRALQDSWLQVQAVLKERDQELEALRAESQSSRHQEEAARARVEALQEALGKAHAALQRKEQHLLEQAELSRSLEASTATLQAALDACQAHTQQLEEALRTREGEIQDQDLRYQEDVQQLQQALAQRDEELRHQQEQGQLLEKSLAQRVQENMIQEKQNLGPEREEEEIRGLRQNLRELQLTLAQKEQEILELRETQQRNNLEALPDSHRSSPVEEQSPKLDSLEPRLQRELERLQAALRQTEAREIEWREKAQDLALSLVQTKASVSSLQEVAMFLQASVLERDSEQQRLQDELELTRRALEERLHSPGATSTAEQGSRGEQGMHLGEVSGVEAEPSPAGMEEKQSWRQRLEHLQQAVARLEIDRSRLQRHNVQLRSTLEQVERERRKLKREAMRAAQAGSLEISKAMASSPTQQDGRGGQKNSDAKCVAALQKEVALLRAQLTLERKQKQDYIARSVQTSRELAGLHHSLSHSLLAVAQAPEATVLEAETRRLDESLTQSLTSPGPVLLHPSPSTTQATSR, encoded by the exons TCAGGAGATGCTGGTGGGCCTGGAAGCCAAACAGTCAGAATCACTCAGTGAACTGATCACTCTTCGGGAAGCCCTGGAGTCAAGTCGCCTGGAAGGGGAGTTACTGAGGCAAGAGCAAACGGAAGTGACCGCAGCGCTGGCTAGG GCAGAGCAGTCAATTGCAGAGCTGTCGAGTTCTGAAAACACCCTGAAGACAGAAGTAGCTGATCTTCGGGCTGCAGCTGTCAAGCTCAGTGCCTTAAATGAGGCTTTGGCCTTAGATAAAGTTGGGCTGAACCAGCAGCTTCTCCAG TTAGAGGAGGAGAACCAGTCTGTGTGCAGCAGAATGGAGGCCGCAGAGCAGATGAGAAACGCTTTGCAGGTAGACCTGGTGGAGGCAGAGAAGAGGCGGGAAGCCCTGTGGGAAAAGAACACTCACCTGGAGGTTCAGCTGCAGAAAgctgaggaggctggggctgAGCTGCAAGCAGATCTCAGGGGCAtccaagaagagaaggaagaaattcaaaagaaactaAGCGAG tcACATCACCAGCAGGAGGCAGCCACGACTCAGCTGGAGCAGCTACATCAGGAGGCAAAGCGACAGGAAGAAGTGCTTGCCAGGGCAGTCCAGGAGAAGGAGGCCCTAGTACGAGAGAAAGCGGCTCTGGAGGTGCGGCTGCAGGCTGTGGAGCGCGACCGGCAGGACCTCGCTGAACAACTCCAGGGGCTCAG CTCAGCCAAGGAGCTACTAGAGAGCAGTCTGTTTGAAGCCCAACAACAAAATTCTGTGATAGAGGTCACCAAGGGGCAGCTGGAGGTCCAGATTCAAACTGTCACTCAAGCCAAGGAAGTAATCCAAG GGGAAGTGAGGTGCCTGAAGCTGGAACTGGACACTGAACGGAGCCAGGCAGAGCAGGAGCGGGATGCTGCAGCCAGACAACTGGCCCAGGCTGAGCAAGAAGGGAAGACTGCCTTGGAGCAGCAGAAGGCAGCCCATGAGGAGGAGGTGAACCGGCTCCGGGAGAAATGG GAGAAGGAGCGCTCCTGGCACCAGCAGGAGCTGGCGAAGGCTCTGGAGAGCTTAGAGAGGGAAAAAATGGAGCTTGAAGTGAGGCTAAAGGAGCAGCAGACAGAAATGGAGGCCATCCGGGCCCAGAGGGAAGAAGAACGAACCCAGGCAGAGAGTGCCCTATGCCAG atgcagctggaaacagagaaagagagagtatcCCTCCTGGAGACACTGCTGCAGACCCAGAAGGAGCTAGCAGATGCCAGCCAACAACTGGAACGGCTGAGGCAGGACATGAAAGTCCAGAAGTTAAAGGAGCAG GAGACCACTGGAATGCTACAGACCCAGCTCCAGGAGGCTCAGCGGGAGCTGAAGGAGGCAACCCGGCAGCACAGAGATGACCTTGCTGCCCTCCAAGAAGAGAGCAGCTCCCTGCTACAGGATAAGATGGACCTGCAGAAGCAg GTGGAGGACTTGAAGTCTCAGCTGGTGGCCCAGGATGACTCCCAGAGGCTGGTGGAGCAAGAGGTTCAGGAGAAGCTGAGAGAGACCCAGGAGTATAACCGAATTCAGAAGgaactggagagagagaaggcCAG tctgactctgtcactgatggaaaAGGAACAGAGACTCCTTGTTTTACAAGAAGCTGACTCTATTCGACAACAAGAGCTGAGCGCCCTGCGCCAGGACATGCAGGAGGCCCAGGGAGAACAGAAAGAGCTCAGTGCCCAG ATGGAATTACTAAGGCAAGAGGTGAAGGAAAAGGAGGCTGACTTTCTGGCCCAGGAAACACAGCTGCTGGAGGAGCTGGGGGCATCTCGTATCACGGAGCAGCAGCTGCGAGCTTCCTTGTGggcccaggaagccaaggcagccCAACTACAGCTGCGACTGCGCAGCACAGAGAGCCAGCTAGAAGCACTGGCCACGGAGCAGCAGCCCGGGaaccaggcccaggcccagctgGCTAGCCTCTACTCTGTCCTGCAGCAGGCCCTGGGGTCTGTTTGTGAGAGCAGGCCTGAGCTGAGTGGTGGGGGAGACTCTGCTCCTTCCCTCTGGGGCCTTGAGCCAG aCCAGAATGGAGCTAGGAGCCTCTTTAAGAGAGGGCCCCTGCTGACTGCTCTCTCCGCTGAGGCAGTAGCATCTGCCCTCCACAAGCTTCATCAAGACCTGTGGAAGACTCAACAGACCCGG GATGTTCTGAGGGATCAGGTCCAGAAACTGGAAGAGCGTCTAACTGATACTGAGGCTGAGAAGAGCCAGGTCCACACAGAGTTGCAGGATCTGCAGAGACAGCTCTCCCAGAATCAGGAAG AGAAATCCAAGTGGGAAGGAAAGCAGAACTCCCTAGAATCTGAGCTGATGGAACTACATGAAACTATGGCATCCTTACAGAGTCGCCTGCGGAGAGCAGAGCTACAGCGAATGGAAGCCCAG GGTGAGCGAGAGTTACTTCAGGCAGCCAAGGAGAACCTGACAGCCCAGGTGGAACACCTGCAAGCAGCTGTCGCAGAAGCCAGGGCTCAGGCAAGTGCTGCTGGCGTCCTGGAAGAAGACCTGAGAACGGCTCGCTCAGCACTGAAGCTGAAAAATGAGGAGGTGGAGAGTGAGCGTGAGAGAGCCCAGGCTCTGCAAGAGCAGGGCGAGCTGAAGGTGGCCCAAGGAAAGGCTCTGCAAGAGAATTTGGCCCTCCTGACCCAGACCCTAGCTGATAGAGAAGGGGAGGTGGAGACTCTGCAGGGACAAATCCAGGAACTGGAGAAGCAACGGGAAATGCAGAAGGCTGCTTTGGAATTGCTGTCTCTAGACCTGAAGAAGAGGAACCAAGAGGTAGATCTGCAGCAAGAACAGATTCAGGAGCTAGAGAAGTGTAGGTCTGTTTTAGAGCATCTGCCTATGGCCGTCCAGGAGCGAGAGCAGAAGCTAACTGTGCAGAGGGAGCAGATCAGAGAGCTCGAGAAGGATCGGGAGACTCAGAGGAGTGTCTTGGAGCATCAGCTTCTAGAACTTGAGAAGAAAGACCAAATGATTGAGTCCCAGAGAGGACAGGTTCAGGATCTGAAAAAGCAGTTGGTTACTCTGGAATGCCTGGCCCTGGAACTGGAGGAAAACCATCACAAGATGGAATGCCAGCAAAAACTGATCAAGGAGCTGGAGGGCCAGAGGGAAACCCAGAGAGTGGCTTTGACCCATCTTACACTGGACCTAGAAGAAAGGAGCCAAGAGCTGCAGGCTCAAAGCAGCCAGATCCATGACCTGGAGAGCCACAGCACCCTTCTGGCAAGAGAGCTGCAGGAGAGGGACCAGGAGGTGAAGTCTCAGCGAGAACAGATCGAGGAGCTGCAGAGGCAGAAAGAGCATCTGACTCAGGATCTCGAGAGAAGAGACCAGGAGCTGATGCTGCAGAAGGAGAGGATTCAGGTTCTCGAGGATCAGAGGACCCGGCAGACCAAGATCCTGGAGGAGGACCTGGAACAGATCAAGCTGTCCTTGAGAGAGCGAGGCCGGGAGCTGGCCACTCAGAGGCAGCTGATGCAGGAACgggcagaggaagggaagggcCCGAGTAAAGCACAACGAGGGAGCCTAGAGCACATGAAGCTGATCCTGCGTGATAAGGAGAAGGAGGTGGAATGTCAGCAGGAGCATATCCATGAACTCCAGGAGCTCAAGGACCAGCTGGAGCAGCAGCTCCAGGGCCTGCACAGGAAGGTAGGTGAGACCAGCCTCCTCCTGTCCCAGCGAGAGCAGGAGATAGTGGTCCTGCAGCAGCAATTGCAGGAAGCCAGGGAACAAGGGGAGCTGAAGGAGCAGTCACTTCAGAATCAACTGGATGAGGCCCAGAGAGCCCTAGCCCAGAGGGACCAGGAACTGGAGGCTCTGCAGCAAGAACAGCAGCAGGCCCAGGGACAGGAGGAGAGTGTGAAGGAAAAGGCAAACGCCCTCCAGGGAGCTCTGGAGCAAGCCCATATGACACTGAAGGAGCGTCAGGGAGAGCTTCAGGACCACAAGGAACAGGCACGAAGGCTCAAGGAAGAGCTGGCAGTGGAGGGACGGCGGgtccaggccctggaggaggtgCTGGGAGACCTCAGGGCTGAGTCTCGGGAGCAGGAGAAAGCTCTGTTGGCCCTCCAGCAGCAGTGTGCTGAGCAGGCACAGGAGCACGAGGTGGAGACCAGGGCCCTGCAGGACAGCTGGCTACAGGTCCAGGCGGTGCTCAAGGAACGGGACCAGGAGCTGGAAGCTCTGCGGGCAGAAAGTCAGTCCTCCCGGCATCAGGAGGAGGCTGCCCGGGCCCGGGTTGAGGCTCTGCAGGAGGCCCTTGGCAAGGCTCATGCTGCCCTGCAGAGGAAAGAGCAGCATCTCCTTGAGCAGGCAGAATTGAGCCGCAGTCTGGAGGCCAGCACTGCCACCCTGCAAGCCGCCCTGGATGCCTGCCAGGCACACACTCAGCAGCTGGAAGAGGCCCTGAGGACGCGAGAAGGTGAGATCCAGGACCAGGATCTCCGATACCAGGAGGAtgtgcagcagctgcagcaggcaCTTGCCCAGAGGGATGAAGAGCTGAGACATCAGCAGGAACAGGGGCAGCTGCTAGAGAAGTCTCTGGCTCAGAGGGTCCAAGAGAATATGATCCAAGAGAAGCAGAATCTAGGGCccgagagagaagaggaggagataaGGGGCCTTCGTCAGAATCTAAGGGAGCTACAGCTGACTCTAGCCCAAAAGGAACAGGAGATCCTGGAGCTGAGGGAGACCCAGCAAAGAAACAACCTGGAAGCCTTACCTGACAGCCACAGATCCTCCCCAGTGGAGGAACAATCTCCAAAACTTGATTCTTTAGAGCCCAGGCTGCAGCGGGAGCTGGAGCGGCTACAGGCAGCCCTGAGACAGACAGAAGCCAGGGAGATTGAGTGGAGGGAGAAGGCCCAGGACTTGGCACTGTCCCTAGTGCAGACCAAGGCCAGTGTCAGCAGTCTGCAGGAGGTAGCCATGTTCCTACAAGCCTCTGTCCTGGAGCGGGACTCAGAACAGCAAAGGCTGCAG GATGAACTGGAGCTCACCAGACGGGCTCTGGAGGAGCGGCTACACAGCCCAGGTGCAACCAGCACAGCAGAACAGGGGTCCAGAGGGGAGCAGGGCATGCATCTGGGAGAG GTCTCAGGAGTAGAGGCTGAGCCTAGTCCTGCTGGAATGGAGGAGAAGCAGTCATGGAGACAAAGGCTTGAACACCTGCAGCAAGCGGTGGCCCGGCTGGAGATTGACAGGAGCAGGCTGCAGCGCCACAATGTCCAGCTGCGGAGCACCTTAGAGCAG GTGGAGCGAGAACGGAGAAAGCTGAAGAGGGAGGCCATGCGTGCAGCCCAGGCAGGGTCCCTGGAGATCAGCAAGGCCATGGCTTCTTCACCCACACAGCAG GATGGGAGAGGAGGACAGAAGAACTCAGATGCCAAGTGTGTGGCTGCACTGCAGAAAGAG GTGGCCCTGCTGCGAGCTCAGCTGACTTTGGAGCGGAAGCAGAAGCAGGACTACATCGCCCGCTCAGTACAGACCAGTCGTGAGCTAGCAGGCCTGCACCACAGCCTCTCACACTCACTTCTCGCTGTGGCCCAGGCCCCTGAGGCCACTGTCCTGGAGGCAGAGACCCGCAGGCTGGATGAGTCCCTGACTCAAAGTCTGACATCCCCAGGGCCAGTCCTGCTACACCCCAGCCCCAGCACTACCCAAGCCACTTCCAGGTAG